In Mangifera indica cultivar Alphonso chromosome 1, CATAS_Mindica_2.1, whole genome shotgun sequence, a single genomic region encodes these proteins:
- the LOC123227852 gene encoding TSL-kinase interacting protein 1 isoform X2 produces the protein MQIVSQLSLESEVHLHPENNPTQDAGLVVASSTLNNAVLQQSAKRQWAAWTRQEEESFFTALRQVGKNFEKITHKVQSKNKDQVRHYYYRLVRRMNKLLGPGLCLDAKNSKDTNAAMLRWWSLLEKYSCKASKLHLKPRRFKIFVEALEHQLLKDRRRSVKRRSSQGENCSPTASSNVSSQNRPSGQDTCTVKLVLVDSQNIQKLGPAKGSFKRNVNIGVNRSSKGEMTTLKPARQQRKPGTAFSAAYKKWEKAAIAGVSLVADAAEHLERTATDKDGELDQGPNALGSVDKVPLPLPAISQNLFIENITHTSVKLKLQLYPIDDGTRRALEMDNHNPHLELTLSTRKKISSVVEHLSRKWGNSSVASGQLMLFPYSVQRENLVGYQRWTQDSVVSAADVYAIIGSPPLFRLRYGWFSGSELVQALSASCYIPVVYNENVKNGKDQSMPSTSDQSEKLVDPCNGTSVNENLVIASSLSDMPHEMSRCISTSKSNFVESDPAVKISWHREPDGKPISRQLEDEGNVKLSNGTALSAGEWADSLTNISVGDLLSEVPHGVDASPETPQCLQQIPFSSDSFDAAIAAHISKHQNRMEHVSTLTSHTTSIWDAEETRDAFSFQKNPTIYQEAFRMPDIDPAVDCILFTKISSMGSGGLIEELPADKAAVEYIAGEDPMDEKPTDFHILENMEKDFSGLTDMFWPDSLGPLELDIPSSKYPCEDLILGDSLGGLNRLIASSLDAFQNCSFFGLDKKELTTTVETRETATLSDFKVGSQG, from the exons ATGCAGATAGTGTCACAGTTGTCCTTGGAGTCTGAGGTACACCTTCATCCTGAGAATAATCCAACTCAGGATGCAGGTCTTGTAGTAGCCTCATCCACCCTTAACAATGCTGTCCTTCAGCAGTCTG CTAAACGGCAATGGGCTGCGTGGACGCGGCAAGAGGAAGAAAGTTTCTTCACTGCATTACGACAAGTTGGCAAG AATTTCGAGAAGATCACTCATAAAGTACAAAGTAAAAACAAGGACCAG GTCCGGCATTATTACTATCGTCTTGTTAGGCGTATGAACAAGCTGCTGGGTCCAGGATTATGTCTGGATGCAAAAAACTCCAAGGATACCAATGCTGCAATGCTTCGAtg GTGGTCTTTACTGGAAAAGTATAGCTGCAAAGCATCAAAGCTTCACCTAAAGCCTCGAAGGTTTAAGATATTTGTAGAAGCCTTG GAGCACCAACTCTTGAAAGACAGGAGGAGGAGTGTTAAAAGAAGATCTTCCCAAGGGGAAAACTGTTCACCTACAGCTTCCAGTAATGTCTCGAGTCAGAATAGGCCTTCAGGACAGGATACTTGCACAGTTAAACTGGTCCTGGTTGACAGtcaaaacatacaaaaattaGGACCTGCAAAAGGATCATTCAAGCGCAATGTTAACATAGGTGTTAATCGTAGTAGCAAGGGAGAAATGACAACTTTGAAACCTGCAAGGCAACAAAGGAAACCAG GGACTGCCTTCTCAGCTGCATATAAAAAGTGGGAAAAGGCTGCAATTGCTGGGGTTTCTTTAGTTGCTGATGCTGCTGAGCATTTGGAGCGGACAGCTACTGATAAAGATGGCGAACTTGACCAAG GGCCAAATGCACTTGGATCTGTTGATAAAGTTCCCCTTCCTTTGCCTGCTATTTCACAAAATCTTTTCATAGAGAACATCACACACACCTCTGTGAAACTTAAGCTGCAGCTGTATCCAATTGATGATGGTACTAGAAGAGCCCTGGAAATG GATAACCATAATCCACATCTAGAGCTCACGCTTAGTACTCGCAAGAAGATATCATCAGTAGTGGAACATCTCAGTCGCAAATGGGGTAATTCCAGTGTAGCATCCGGACAGCTAATGCTTTTCCCCTACAGTGTTCAAAGAGAAAACCTAGTGGGTTATCAGAGATGGACACAGGACTCAGTTGTTAGTGCAGCAGATGTGTATGCAATTATTGGGAGCCCTCCACTGTTCCGCTTAAG GTATGGGTGGTTTTCCGGTTCTGAACTTGTGCAAGCTCTGTCAGCATCTTGCTATATTCCTGTTGTGTATaatgaaaatgtcaaaaatgGGAAGGACCAATCCATGCCATCAACTAGTGATCAATCTGAGAAGCTTGTGGATCCTTGTAATGGTACTTCTGTGAATGAAAACCTTGTAATTGCATCTTCCTTAAGTGATATGCCCCATGAGATGAGTAGGTGCATTAGCACTTCAAAAAGTAATTTTGTGGAGTCAGATCCTGCAGTTAAAATCTCATGGCACAGGGAGCCTGATGGCAAGCCTATCAGTAGACAATTGGAAGATGAG GGTAATGTGAAATTAAGCAATGGTACTGCATTATCAGCTGGGGAGTGGGCGGACAGTCTCACCAATATAAGCGTTGGAGATCTACTTTCAGAAGTGCCTCATGGTGTTGATGCATCACCTGAAACTCCTCAATGTCTTCAGCAGATCCCATTCAGCTCTGATTCATTTGATGCAGCCATTGCTGCCCATATATCTAAACATCAAAACAGGATGGAGCATGTATCCACCTTGACATCCCATACTACTTCCATCTGGGATGCTGAAGAAACACGTGATGCTTTCTCATTTCAAAAGAATCCTACTATATATCAAGAAGCTTTTAGAATGCCTGACATTGATCCTGCAGTAGACTGCATACTTTTCACAAAAATAAGTTCAATGGGTTCTGGGGGACTTATTGAG GAATTACCAGCTGATAAAGCAGCTGTGGAATATATTGCCGGAGAAGACCCCATGGATGAGAAACCAACTGATTTTCATATCCTGGAAAATATGGAGAAGGATTTCAGTGGGCTAACAGACATGTTTTGG CCTGACTCTTTAGGACCATTAGAATTGGACATACCATCCTCTAAATATCCTTGCGAAGATTTAATTCTTGGTGATAGCCTTGGAGGTTTAAACAGACTGATAGCCAGCAGTCTGGATGCATTTCAAAATTGCTCTTTCTTTGGGTTGGATAAGAAAGAACTGACAACAACAGTTGAAACACGAGAAACTGCCACCCTTTCTGATTTTAAAGTTGGCAGTCAGGGTTAA
- the LOC123227852 gene encoding TSL-kinase interacting protein 1 isoform X1, which yields MQIVSQLSLESEVHLHPENNPTQDAGLVVASSTLNNAVLQQSAKRQWAAWTRQEEESFFTALRQVGKNFEKITHKVQSKNKDQVRHYYYRLVRRMNKLLGPGLCLDAKNSKDTNAAMLRWWSLLEKYSCKASKLHLKPRRFKIFVEALEHQLLKDRRRSVKRRSSQGENCSPTASSNVSSQNRPSGQDTCTVKLVLVDSQNIQKLGPAKGSFKRNVNIGVNRSSKGEMTTLKPARQQRKPAGTAFSAAYKKWEKAAIAGVSLVADAAEHLERTATDKDGELDQGPNALGSVDKVPLPLPAISQNLFIENITHTSVKLKLQLYPIDDGTRRALEMDNHNPHLELTLSTRKKISSVVEHLSRKWGNSSVASGQLMLFPYSVQRENLVGYQRWTQDSVVSAADVYAIIGSPPLFRLRYGWFSGSELVQALSASCYIPVVYNENVKNGKDQSMPSTSDQSEKLVDPCNGTSVNENLVIASSLSDMPHEMSRCISTSKSNFVESDPAVKISWHREPDGKPISRQLEDEGNVKLSNGTALSAGEWADSLTNISVGDLLSEVPHGVDASPETPQCLQQIPFSSDSFDAAIAAHISKHQNRMEHVSTLTSHTTSIWDAEETRDAFSFQKNPTIYQEAFRMPDIDPAVDCILFTKISSMGSGGLIEELPADKAAVEYIAGEDPMDEKPTDFHILENMEKDFSGLTDMFWPDSLGPLELDIPSSKYPCEDLILGDSLGGLNRLIASSLDAFQNCSFFGLDKKELTTTVETRETATLSDFKVGSQG from the exons ATGCAGATAGTGTCACAGTTGTCCTTGGAGTCTGAGGTACACCTTCATCCTGAGAATAATCCAACTCAGGATGCAGGTCTTGTAGTAGCCTCATCCACCCTTAACAATGCTGTCCTTCAGCAGTCTG CTAAACGGCAATGGGCTGCGTGGACGCGGCAAGAGGAAGAAAGTTTCTTCACTGCATTACGACAAGTTGGCAAG AATTTCGAGAAGATCACTCATAAAGTACAAAGTAAAAACAAGGACCAG GTCCGGCATTATTACTATCGTCTTGTTAGGCGTATGAACAAGCTGCTGGGTCCAGGATTATGTCTGGATGCAAAAAACTCCAAGGATACCAATGCTGCAATGCTTCGAtg GTGGTCTTTACTGGAAAAGTATAGCTGCAAAGCATCAAAGCTTCACCTAAAGCCTCGAAGGTTTAAGATATTTGTAGAAGCCTTG GAGCACCAACTCTTGAAAGACAGGAGGAGGAGTGTTAAAAGAAGATCTTCCCAAGGGGAAAACTGTTCACCTACAGCTTCCAGTAATGTCTCGAGTCAGAATAGGCCTTCAGGACAGGATACTTGCACAGTTAAACTGGTCCTGGTTGACAGtcaaaacatacaaaaattaGGACCTGCAAAAGGATCATTCAAGCGCAATGTTAACATAGGTGTTAATCGTAGTAGCAAGGGAGAAATGACAACTTTGAAACCTGCAAGGCAACAAAGGAAACCAG CAGGGACTGCCTTCTCAGCTGCATATAAAAAGTGGGAAAAGGCTGCAATTGCTGGGGTTTCTTTAGTTGCTGATGCTGCTGAGCATTTGGAGCGGACAGCTACTGATAAAGATGGCGAACTTGACCAAG GGCCAAATGCACTTGGATCTGTTGATAAAGTTCCCCTTCCTTTGCCTGCTATTTCACAAAATCTTTTCATAGAGAACATCACACACACCTCTGTGAAACTTAAGCTGCAGCTGTATCCAATTGATGATGGTACTAGAAGAGCCCTGGAAATG GATAACCATAATCCACATCTAGAGCTCACGCTTAGTACTCGCAAGAAGATATCATCAGTAGTGGAACATCTCAGTCGCAAATGGGGTAATTCCAGTGTAGCATCCGGACAGCTAATGCTTTTCCCCTACAGTGTTCAAAGAGAAAACCTAGTGGGTTATCAGAGATGGACACAGGACTCAGTTGTTAGTGCAGCAGATGTGTATGCAATTATTGGGAGCCCTCCACTGTTCCGCTTAAG GTATGGGTGGTTTTCCGGTTCTGAACTTGTGCAAGCTCTGTCAGCATCTTGCTATATTCCTGTTGTGTATaatgaaaatgtcaaaaatgGGAAGGACCAATCCATGCCATCAACTAGTGATCAATCTGAGAAGCTTGTGGATCCTTGTAATGGTACTTCTGTGAATGAAAACCTTGTAATTGCATCTTCCTTAAGTGATATGCCCCATGAGATGAGTAGGTGCATTAGCACTTCAAAAAGTAATTTTGTGGAGTCAGATCCTGCAGTTAAAATCTCATGGCACAGGGAGCCTGATGGCAAGCCTATCAGTAGACAATTGGAAGATGAG GGTAATGTGAAATTAAGCAATGGTACTGCATTATCAGCTGGGGAGTGGGCGGACAGTCTCACCAATATAAGCGTTGGAGATCTACTTTCAGAAGTGCCTCATGGTGTTGATGCATCACCTGAAACTCCTCAATGTCTTCAGCAGATCCCATTCAGCTCTGATTCATTTGATGCAGCCATTGCTGCCCATATATCTAAACATCAAAACAGGATGGAGCATGTATCCACCTTGACATCCCATACTACTTCCATCTGGGATGCTGAAGAAACACGTGATGCTTTCTCATTTCAAAAGAATCCTACTATATATCAAGAAGCTTTTAGAATGCCTGACATTGATCCTGCAGTAGACTGCATACTTTTCACAAAAATAAGTTCAATGGGTTCTGGGGGACTTATTGAG GAATTACCAGCTGATAAAGCAGCTGTGGAATATATTGCCGGAGAAGACCCCATGGATGAGAAACCAACTGATTTTCATATCCTGGAAAATATGGAGAAGGATTTCAGTGGGCTAACAGACATGTTTTGG CCTGACTCTTTAGGACCATTAGAATTGGACATACCATCCTCTAAATATCCTTGCGAAGATTTAATTCTTGGTGATAGCCTTGGAGGTTTAAACAGACTGATAGCCAGCAGTCTGGATGCATTTCAAAATTGCTCTTTCTTTGGGTTGGATAAGAAAGAACTGACAACAACAGTTGAAACACGAGAAACTGCCACCCTTTCTGATTTTAAAGTTGGCAGTCAGGGTTAA
- the LOC123213003 gene encoding membrane magnesium transporter-like isoform X1, protein MINLCDAVFKEANEQEQTDLLWSSLVKYQHDLWLRCINRRIKPTNLCKFIDQRVEAMSLGFFFGVLGVLILAHAAYSTVQYRGLLKIMEEEFSGPPFNVVIELLLGLLLCMWAALTVPGKFLSIHPDSDDNRMVSLPGSLEYMIFNHRGKVFLTDLNLKLKH, encoded by the exons atgataaactTATGCGACGCCGTTTTCAAAGAAGCAAACGAGCAAGAACAAACTGATCTGCTTTGGTCCAGTCTAGTGAAATACCAGCACGATCTCTGGCTTCGGTGTATCAATCGACGGATTAAACCAACCAATCTTTGCAAATTCATTGATCAGAGAGTTGAAGCAATGAGTTTAGGCTTCTTTTTCGGTGTACTTGGAGTTTTAATTCTCGCTCACGCGGCTTATTCAACCGTTCAAT ATAGGGGTTTGCTAAAAATTATGGAAGAGGAGTTCTCTGGACCTCCTTTCAAT GTGGTGATTGAGTTGCTTCTAGGGTTATTGTTGTGTATGTGGGCAGCACTAACGGTGCCGGGGAAGTTTCTGTCAATTCATCCCGATTCTGATGATAATAG GATGGTTTCTTTACCAGGCAGCTTGGAATACATGATCTTCAATCATCGTGGGAAAGTTTTTCTTacagatttgaatttaaagCTGAAGCATTGA
- the LOC123213003 gene encoding uncharacterized protein LOC123213003 isoform X2 → MINLCDAVFKEANEQEQTDLLWSSLVKYQHDLWLRCINRRIKPTNLCKFIDQRVEAMSLGFFFGVLGVLILAHAAYSTVQYRGLLKIMEEEFSGPPFNVVIELLLGLLLCMWAALTVPGKFLSIHPDSDDNSFCRSIISINDLRISAPLNAGWFLYQAAWNT, encoded by the exons atgataaactTATGCGACGCCGTTTTCAAAGAAGCAAACGAGCAAGAACAAACTGATCTGCTTTGGTCCAGTCTAGTGAAATACCAGCACGATCTCTGGCTTCGGTGTATCAATCGACGGATTAAACCAACCAATCTTTGCAAATTCATTGATCAGAGAGTTGAAGCAATGAGTTTAGGCTTCTTTTTCGGTGTACTTGGAGTTTTAATTCTCGCTCACGCGGCTTATTCAACCGTTCAAT ATAGGGGTTTGCTAAAAATTATGGAAGAGGAGTTCTCTGGACCTCCTTTCAAT GTGGTGATTGAGTTGCTTCTAGGGTTATTGTTGTGTATGTGGGCAGCACTAACGGTGCCGGGGAAGTTTCTGTCAATTCATCCCGATTCTGATGATAATAG TTTTTGTAGAAGCATTATTTCAATCAATGACTTGAGGATCTCTGCGCCCTTAAATGCAGGATGGTTTCTTTACCAGGCAGCTTGGAATACATGA
- the LOC123213991 gene encoding transcription initiation factor TFIID subunit 8-like, giving the protein MSHVGGESHKNSKPSATLSSRAGAEDYGRAIARIAAAQICGSVGFEGCKDSALDALADFAIRFIRDLGKNSSVHANLAGRTQCNLFDTICGLEELGAVNGFFGASEIGQCLVGSGIVREIIQFVESNEEVPFAHPIPQFPVVRSRRLIPSFEQVGETPPGKHIPSWLPAFPDPHTYIHTPMWNERKSDPRADKIEQARQRTKAEMALLSLQQRLVSSVESGPSTSGKPNSEVDDSEEAGSNPYLAKPLQSKEKDVSPVVLPAKLKSELSRGNTFSVMDAFGPAIEAVKGSVLSDDGDGDRKSLPDKRPAVHFKFRSGKKFLGEFLDTSLQKKGGGRSAPFGRDDEKDDKKRRAEYILRQSIENPQELTQL; this is encoded by the coding sequence ATGAGCCATGTAGGTGGAGAGAGCCACAAAAACAGTAAACCAAGTGCTACGTTATCATCAAGAGCTGGAGCTGAAGATTATGGTCGAGCAATTGCAAGAATCGCGGCGGCACAAATATGTGGAAGCGTTGGATTTGAAGGCTGCAAAGATTCGGCTTTGGATGCCCTTGCAGACTTTGCTATCAGATTCATTCGTGACTTAGGTAAAAACTCTAGTGTTCATGCTAACTTAGCCGGTAGAACTCAATGCAATTTATTCGATACAATTTGTGGATTAGAAGAATTAGGAGctgtaaatgggttttttgGCGCGTCAGAGATTGGTCAATGTCTTGTAGGGTCAGGCATTGTAAGGGAAATAATTCAGTTTGTGGAGTCTAATGAGGAAGTCCCTTTTGCGCATCCAATCCCACAGTTTCCTGTTGTTAGGAGTAGGAGATTGATACCGAGTTTTGAACAAGTGGGCGAAACACCGCCAGGTAAACATATTCCATCTTGGTTGCCGGCTTTTCCTGATCCTCATACCTACATTCATACACCTATGTGGAATGAGAGGAAATCTGATCCTCGTGCTGATAAGATTGAGCAAGCAAGGCAGAGGACGAAGGCAGAGATGGCTTTGTTGAGTTTGCAACAGAGGTTGGTGTCGAGTGTTGAATCAGGACCTTCAACCTCTGGGAAGCCAAATTCTGAGGTGGATGATTCAGAAGAAGCTGGAAGTAATCCATATCTTGCTAAGCCCTTGCAATCCAAAGAGAAAGATGTTTCCCCAGTGGTTTTGCCTGCTAAGCTAAAAAGTGAACTGTCCAGGGGGAATACTTTTTCTGTGATGGATGCATTTGGTCCTGCCATTGAAGCAGTGAAAGGTAGTGTGCTTTCTGATGATGGAGATGGTGATAGGAAGAGTCTTCCTGACAAGCGGCCTGctgttcattttaaatttagaagTGGAAAGAAATTTCTGGGTGAATTTCTGGATACAAGTCTTCAGAAGAAGGGTGGCGGAAGAAGTGCACCATTTGGGCGGGATGATGAGAAGGATGACAAGAAGAGAAGAGCTGAGTATATTCTTAGACAATCTATAGAAAACCCCCAAGAACTCACTCAGCTGTAA